One part of the Janthinobacterium sp. 17J80-10 genome encodes these proteins:
- a CDS encoding DsbC family protein: MNSIKLAAIGLFGLVCAPVFAQGAEEAAVKKLIEPRLGERAKVVSVTRTPYSGLFEIRTDSNDILYTDKKAQYLFVGRVIDTTTYEDYTKARVDDISKVKFSELPFDSALKMVKGNGKRVLAIFEDPNCGYCKRFRHTLKDMDNVTVYTFMYNILSEDSIAKSKNVWCSADRQKAWDDWMLNNKVPADAPENCLTNPHDKILALGRKLNITGTPTIFFADGSRIPGAVDLKAVEAKLASIK; the protein is encoded by the coding sequence ATGAATAGCATCAAACTGGCAGCAATCGGTTTGTTTGGCCTCGTCTGCGCCCCGGTCTTTGCACAAGGTGCGGAAGAAGCCGCGGTCAAGAAGCTGATTGAACCCCGCCTGGGCGAACGCGCCAAGGTGGTGTCGGTCACCAGGACGCCGTATTCCGGCCTGTTTGAAATTCGTACCGACAGCAACGACATCCTGTACACCGATAAAAAAGCGCAATACCTGTTCGTCGGCCGCGTCATCGATACCACCACCTACGAAGACTATACCAAGGCCCGCGTCGACGACATCAGCAAGGTCAAGTTTTCCGAACTACCTTTCGATTCCGCCCTCAAGATGGTCAAGGGCAATGGCAAGCGCGTGCTCGCCATCTTCGAAGATCCGAACTGCGGCTACTGCAAACGTTTTCGCCATACTCTGAAAGACATGGACAACGTAACAGTCTATACCTTCATGTACAACATCCTGTCGGAAGATTCCATCGCCAAATCGAAAAACGTCTGGTGCAGTGCCGATCGCCAGAAAGCCTGGGATGACTGGATGTTGAACAACAAGGTGCCGGCAGATGCTCCGGAGAACTGCCTCACCAATCCCCATGACAAGATATTGGCGCTGGGGCGCAAGCTGAATATCACCGGTACGCCAACCATCTTCTTTGCCGATGGCTCGCGCATTCCCGGCGCAGTCGACCTGAAAGCGGTCGAGGCCAAGCTCGCGTCGATCAAGTAA
- a CDS encoding UbiH/UbiF family hydroxylase has protein sequence MHSQTDICIIGNGVIGKVAALGLAQAGLRVSLLCGTASPAAGAVDAPWDVRVYAVNHVAHKLLSSVKVWDALHADRIAPVDAMDVRGDGTEPAGHLAFDSYGARVGELAWIVEDANLNQALDAALKFASNVHMVHGRAVQLQTDTQAAQVSLDNGDTLSAALLVGADGAHSWVRHQCEIGMDYRPYGQRAIVTNFTCEKPHRGVAYQWFAGEEGIIALLPLPGERVSLVWSAPEVLAERLLADPLEQLAQRLGHYCAGPLGRLTPLLPEAVKSFPLALIRPHAITAPRVALVGDAAHVVHPLAGHGMNLGFADVATLLKVLDEREPQRDCGDARVLGRYARARKEDILLMQLATDGLERLFASDFAPLRIARNLGLNFVDRLPFVKRQLISHALGRPS, from the coding sequence ATGCATTCGCAAACCGACATTTGTATTATTGGTAATGGCGTCATCGGCAAGGTTGCCGCCCTGGGGCTGGCGCAAGCCGGCCTGCGCGTCAGCCTTTTGTGCGGCACGGCTTCTCCTGCAGCGGGTGCCGTGGATGCTCCCTGGGATGTGCGGGTTTATGCCGTCAATCATGTCGCGCACAAATTATTATCATCCGTGAAGGTGTGGGATGCACTGCATGCCGACCGCATTGCTCCGGTCGATGCGATGGATGTCCGGGGCGACGGTACGGAGCCTGCCGGCCATCTGGCATTCGATTCCTACGGTGCACGGGTGGGCGAGCTGGCCTGGATTGTTGAAGATGCCAATTTGAACCAGGCGCTGGATGCCGCCCTGAAGTTTGCCTCGAACGTCCACATGGTGCATGGCCGGGCAGTGCAGCTACAGACAGATACACAAGCCGCGCAGGTGTCGCTGGACAATGGCGATACGCTGTCTGCCGCCCTGCTGGTCGGTGCCGACGGCGCCCACTCCTGGGTACGTCACCAGTGCGAAATCGGCATGGATTACCGGCCCTATGGCCAGCGCGCCATCGTCACTAACTTTACTTGCGAAAAGCCGCACCGCGGCGTGGCCTATCAATGGTTTGCGGGAGAGGAGGGCATCATTGCCCTGCTGCCGCTGCCGGGCGAGCGCGTGTCGCTGGTCTGGTCGGCGCCGGAAGTGCTGGCAGAGCGCCTGCTGGCCGATCCCCTGGAGCAGCTGGCGCAGCGCCTTGGACATTATTGTGCCGGTCCGCTCGGACGCTTGACGCCGCTCCTGCCCGAAGCAGTCAAATCATTCCCCCTGGCGCTCATCCGCCCCCATGCGATCACTGCGCCGCGCGTAGCGCTGGTGGGCGATGCGGCGCACGTCGTACATCCGCTGGCGGGCCATGGCATGAACCTCGGCTTTGCCGACGTCGCCACCCTGCTGAAGGTGCTGGATGAACGCGAACCGCAGCGCGATTGCGGCGATGCCCGCGTGCTGGGACGTTATGCGCGCGCGAGAAAGGAAGACATCCTGCTCATGCAGCTTGCGACCGACGGTCTGGAGCGCCTGTTTGCCAGCGATTTCGCGCCGTTGCGCATCGCCCGCAATCTTGGATTAAACTTTGTCGATCGTTTGCCTTTCGTGAAAAGGCAGTTAATCTCCCACGCGCTGGGCCGCCCCTCCTGA
- a CDS encoding response regulator transcription factor, with translation MRIAVLDDDHSQTDLVCQVLKSAGHTCYPFQSGKEMLNQLRRESFDLLIIDWQVPDLSGPEVLQWAREKLSPNLPVLFMTSRSGEDDIVAGLAAGADDYMIKPIRRGELTARVQALLRRAYPNQASAEQIQFNQYVFEPRTGRLTANGQAIEVTQKEFDLALLFFRNLGRPLSRAYILEAVWSRDVDIPSRTMDTHVSRVRSKLQLRPENGFRLAPVYSYGYRLEQITE, from the coding sequence ATGCGTATCGCAGTGCTGGATGATGACCACAGCCAGACCGACCTGGTATGCCAGGTGCTGAAATCGGCTGGCCATACCTGCTACCCGTTCCAGAGCGGCAAAGAGATGCTGAACCAGCTGCGTCGTGAAAGCTTCGACCTGCTGATCATCGACTGGCAGGTACCGGACCTGAGCGGCCCCGAAGTTTTGCAATGGGCCCGCGAAAAACTGTCGCCCAACCTGCCGGTGCTGTTCATGACCAGCCGCTCGGGCGAGGACGATATCGTCGCCGGCCTGGCAGCCGGCGCCGACGACTACATGATCAAGCCGATCCGCCGCGGCGAACTTACCGCGCGCGTGCAGGCCCTGCTGCGGCGCGCCTACCCCAACCAGGCCAGCGCCGAACAGATCCAGTTCAACCAGTATGTCTTCGAGCCGCGCACCGGCCGACTCACCGCCAACGGCCAGGCAATCGAAGTGACGCAAAAGGAATTCGACCTCGCACTGCTGTTTTTCCGTAACCTTGGACGCCCCCTATCACGCGCCTATATCCTTGAAGCGGTGTGGTCGCGTGACGTCGATATCCCCTCGCGCACCATGGATACCCATGTCTCGCGTGTGCGCAGCAAGCTACAGTTGCGTCCAGAAAATGGTTTTCGGCTGGCACCAGTGTATAGTTACGGTTATCGTCTGGAACAGATAACCGAATAA
- a CDS encoding FecR domain-containing protein, whose product MRTIVLQFFLMLFLAGGSPAAFANSNPASQQVTVNRASIVYATRAGDTLMSIAERFTTRIDNWVTLSKVNNIGSDTAIPIGTPITIPADLLQDEPSEARVIALSGNITASSEGQPLLLALGAKITEGMQIDTGNNSFLTLELPDQSRISLPSNSRIRIAKLRMARYTKSPRTEILLLNGKVESKVAPLEQNKGRFEVRTPMAVAGVRGTQFRVGISENGMATEVLSGKVEVERQSGRSGQHINGGQGNITNAKAVGKPVDLLPTPQLASAPVRQEQNSAQFVLTPVAGARGYHVQIATDLEAKNILLEGHARDTRMKLDGLPNGSYYARISAIDKLGLEGPASTHAFTLGAAQPAASGPSPASPTVEAGESKQLALRWTGAPGQQFTVQVARDLAFSWLVYSSKTAVPEARFPRPAFGTYYARVQVNNPDGSASPYSAAQPFVVTDQWIIHDGNPVNARNAAAR is encoded by the coding sequence ATGCGCACCATAGTCCTTCAATTCTTCCTGATGCTGTTTCTTGCAGGCGGCTCGCCCGCGGCATTCGCCAACAGCAATCCAGCCAGCCAGCAAGTCACTGTCAATCGCGCCAGCATTGTCTATGCCACACGCGCCGGCGACACCCTGATGTCGATCGCCGAGCGCTTTACGACCCGCATCGACAACTGGGTCACGCTCAGCAAAGTCAACAACATCGGCAGCGACACTGCCATCCCGATCGGCACGCCGATCACGATTCCGGCCGACCTGCTGCAGGACGAACCCAGCGAAGCGCGGGTGATTGCACTGTCCGGCAACATCACGGCAAGCTCGGAAGGCCAGCCGCTGCTGCTGGCGCTGGGCGCAAAAATCACCGAGGGTATGCAGATCGATACCGGCAACAACAGCTTCCTGACCCTGGAACTGCCTGACCAGTCGCGTATTTCGCTGCCTTCCAACAGCCGCATCCGTATCGCCAAGCTGCGCATGGCACGCTACACCAAGAGTCCGCGCACCGAGATCTTGCTCCTGAACGGCAAGGTCGAATCGAAAGTCGCGCCGCTGGAGCAAAACAAGGGGCGCTTCGAGGTACGCACGCCGATGGCGGTGGCGGGCGTGCGCGGCACCCAGTTCCGGGTCGGCATCAGCGAAAACGGCATGGCGACCGAAGTTTTGTCGGGCAAGGTTGAAGTGGAACGCCAGAGCGGCCGCAGCGGCCAGCACATTAACGGCGGCCAGGGCAACATCACCAATGCCAAGGCCGTTGGCAAGCCGGTCGACTTGCTGCCAACGCCGCAACTGGCAAGTGCGCCGGTGCGTCAGGAGCAGAACAGCGCACAGTTCGTACTGACGCCGGTTGCCGGCGCCCGCGGTTACCATGTCCAGATTGCCACTGACCTGGAAGCGAAAAACATCCTGCTCGAAGGCCATGCCAGGGACACGCGCATGAAGCTCGACGGCCTGCCCAACGGCAGCTACTATGCGCGCATCTCGGCGATCGACAAGCTCGGCCTGGAAGGCCCGGCAAGCACCCATGCCTTCACGCTTGGGGCCGCCCAGCCGGCCGCGTCCGGCCCGTCACCCGCGTCCCCCACGGTCGAAGCAGGCGAATCGAAGCAACTGGCGCTGCGCTGGACTGGCGCGCCGGGGCAGCAATTCACAGTGCAAGTAGCGCGCGACCTGGCATTTTCATGGCTGGTCTATTCCAGCAAGACAGCTGTGCCGGAAGCACGATTCCCGCGCCCGGCATTCGGCACCTATTACGCCCGGGTGCAAGTCAACAATCCTGACGGCAGCGCCAGCCCCTATTCGGCAGCCCAGCCATTCGTGGTGACCGACCAGTGGATCATCCATGACGGCAATCCCGTCAATGCGAGGAACGCTGCTGCGCGCTGA
- a CDS encoding CHASE2 domain-containing protein, whose product MKSNWLSPLVRRLAVREWLSILVAMVLLAAGLGWQNGLGRLDQTLYDQFLSQSGRVARDDILIVSIDDYSLGQLGRWPWPRTLHADLIAQIAAARPRAIGLDVIMSEPEVTQGDNSRSGDKALATTLQQNQRTVLPVVMANTGTGLSAVLPTAGIAKSTRAFGHINLEHDNDGVVRSVYLFEGQNGIWWPHFSLALLQLGEAGQERGNLRLTGMQAPAPVAGEATKFGHWQRSRRLHIPFAGNNGHFRSIPYVSVLRGEVPPQFFTDKYVLIGATAIGMTDSYPTPVSGGAGAMAGIEINANILASLLDQEAIAIAKPWQAALFSTLPVLVAVFGYFLLSPRLALLLNVVMLALTLVSSFLALRLGVWFAPAAALLTLLVSYPLWSWRRLEAAIDYLGKEFIRLDQEPHVLPELASSNTIIEDVLERRMNAMETAARRVRDLRQFISDNLDSLPDATLVTTVDGHVLLANKHANQYFALAGHQDVQGALLPYLFSTLAAPEPINQTISTRFDWWQLLDLKYVPLLTDGVSTQDQQGRDLLIKSAPCHSASNELSGWIVSVIDISPIRAAERSRDETLRFLSHDMRAPQASILALLELQHDPASALTQPELFARIEKATRKTLGLADNFVQLARAESHEYRLEEVDFQEMLFDATDEMWSLAKSKQIELVTDIQDGDYPVRADRSLMTRALVNLISNAINYSPTGTRVTCEVHLQNTLEGAHVVCSISDQGYGIAPHDQLKLFRRFQRLELPNQPRHEGIGLGLVFVKTVVERHLGEIRFASKVGEGTTFTIDLPSALPA is encoded by the coding sequence ATGAAATCAAACTGGCTTTCCCCCTTGGTACGTCGCCTTGCGGTACGCGAATGGTTGTCGATCCTGGTTGCAATGGTGCTGCTGGCGGCGGGCCTGGGCTGGCAAAACGGCCTGGGCCGGCTGGACCAGACCCTATACGACCAGTTCCTGTCCCAAAGTGGCCGGGTGGCGCGCGACGATATCCTGATCGTTTCCATTGATGACTATAGCCTGGGGCAACTGGGTCGCTGGCCCTGGCCGCGCACCCTGCACGCCGATCTGATCGCCCAGATCGCCGCTGCGCGGCCGCGCGCCATCGGACTGGACGTAATCATGTCCGAGCCGGAAGTGACGCAAGGCGACAATAGCCGTTCTGGCGACAAGGCGCTGGCCACGACCCTCCAGCAGAACCAGCGCACCGTGCTGCCCGTGGTAATGGCCAATACCGGCACCGGCCTGAGCGCAGTCTTGCCCACAGCCGGCATTGCCAAGAGCACGCGCGCGTTCGGCCACATCAATCTGGAGCATGACAATGATGGCGTCGTGCGCAGTGTCTATCTGTTCGAAGGCCAGAATGGCATCTGGTGGCCCCATTTTTCCCTGGCTTTGCTGCAACTGGGCGAAGCCGGGCAGGAGCGCGGCAACTTGCGCCTGACCGGCATGCAGGCCCCGGCGCCGGTTGCCGGCGAAGCCACCAAATTCGGGCACTGGCAGCGCAGCCGCAGGCTGCATATCCCGTTTGCCGGCAATAACGGCCACTTCCGCTCGATCCCGTATGTTTCCGTATTGCGCGGTGAAGTTCCGCCGCAATTTTTTACTGATAAATACGTGCTGATCGGCGCCACGGCCATCGGCATGACTGACTCCTATCCCACACCGGTATCAGGCGGGGCCGGCGCGATGGCAGGCATCGAAATTAACGCCAACATCCTTGCCAGCCTGCTGGACCAGGAGGCAATTGCGATCGCCAAACCATGGCAGGCGGCATTGTTTTCCACTCTTCCCGTGCTGGTGGCAGTGTTTGGCTACTTCCTGCTGTCGCCACGCCTGGCGCTGCTGCTCAACGTCGTCATGCTGGCGCTAACCCTCGTCTCCAGTTTTCTTGCCCTGCGTCTGGGCGTCTGGTTCGCACCGGCTGCGGCCCTGCTGACGCTGCTGGTGTCTTATCCGCTGTGGAGCTGGCGCCGCCTGGAAGCCGCCATCGATTACCTTGGCAAGGAATTCATACGACTGGATCAGGAGCCGCATGTGCTGCCGGAACTTGCCAGCAGCAACACCATCATCGAAGACGTGCTGGAACGGCGCATGAACGCCATGGAAACGGCGGCACGACGGGTACGCGACTTGCGCCAGTTCATTTCGGATAACCTCGACAGCCTGCCGGATGCCACGCTGGTGACGACAGTGGATGGCCATGTTCTGCTGGCCAACAAGCATGCCAACCAGTATTTCGCGCTCGCCGGCCACCAGGACGTCCAGGGTGCGCTGCTGCCTTACCTGTTTTCCACGCTGGCAGCGCCCGAACCCATCAATCAAACCATCAGCACGCGCTTCGACTGGTGGCAATTGCTGGACCTTAAATATGTACCGCTGCTGACCGATGGCGTCAGCACCCAGGACCAGCAAGGGCGCGATCTTTTGATCAAGAGCGCGCCGTGCCACTCGGCCAGCAACGAATTGTCTGGCTGGATTGTCAGCGTGATCGATATTTCACCGATTCGCGCCGCCGAACGCAGCCGCGACGAAACCCTGCGCTTCCTGTCGCATGACATGCGCGCACCGCAGGCATCGATCCTGGCGCTGCTGGAATTGCAGCACGACCCGGCTTCCGCGCTGACGCAGCCCGAATTATTTGCCCGCATCGAAAAGGCCACGCGCAAGACGCTGGGACTGGCCGACAACTTCGTGCAACTGGCACGCGCCGAATCGCACGAATACCGGCTGGAAGAAGTCGATTTCCAGGAAATGCTCTTTGATGCCACGGATGAAATGTGGTCGCTGGCCAAGAGCAAGCAGATTGAACTGGTAACCGACATCCAGGACGGCGACTACCCGGTACGTGCCGACCGCTCCCTGATGACGCGCGCGCTGGTTAACTTGATTTCCAACGCCATCAACTACAGCCCGACAGGCACTCGCGTGACGTGCGAAGTCCACCTGCAAAACACGCTGGAAGGCGCACACGTGGTGTGCAGCATCAGCGACCAGGGTTATGGTATCGCGCCGCACGACCAGCTCAAATTGTTCCGGCGCTTCCAGCGCCTGGAGTTGCCAAACCAGCCACGCCACGAAGGCATCGGCCTGGGCCTGGTGTTCGTCAAGACGGTGGTGGAACGCCACCTGGGAGAAATCCGCTTCGCCAGCAAAGTCGGGGAAGGCACCACCTTTACCATTGATTTGCCCAGCGCTTTACCGGCATGA
- the hemA gene encoding glutamyl-tRNA reductase, giving the protein MQFLAVGLNHTTAPLSLREKVAFPADQIGQAVASARTWFGRDGTAEAGKEAAILSTCNRTELYAAGATAGSVEEAIDATGHFLAHYHKLPYSELRPYLYSLPQDGAVRHAFRVASGLDSMVLGEPQILGQMKDAVRQAEAAGGLGTYLHQMFQRTFAVAKEVRSTTAIGAHSVSMAAAAVRLSQRIFDTIAEQHVLFIGAGEMIELCATHFAAQHPKSLTIANRTLERGEALAHRFNGSAIRLAELPEQLAKFDIVVSCTASSLPIIGLGLVERAIKARRHKPMFMVDLAVPRDIESEVGRMDDVFLYTVDDLASAVQTGLENRQAAVAQAEAIIETRVQSFMHWVDSRAVVPLIQDLHETSETLRLAELERARRLLARGEDIDTVLEALSKGLTAKFLHGPQQALHEAQGDERARLATLLPQLFRTKR; this is encoded by the coding sequence ATGCAATTTCTTGCCGTCGGCCTCAATCACACCACCGCGCCGCTTTCCCTGCGCGAGAAGGTCGCCTTTCCTGCCGATCAGATTGGTCAGGCGGTGGCGTCTGCGCGCACCTGGTTTGGACGTGATGGCACGGCAGAAGCCGGCAAGGAGGCGGCGATCCTGTCGACGTGCAATCGCACGGAACTCTACGCAGCCGGCGCAACTGCCGGCAGCGTGGAAGAAGCGATCGATGCGACCGGCCATTTCCTGGCGCATTATCACAAGCTGCCCTATTCGGAACTACGCCCCTATCTCTATTCCCTGCCGCAGGATGGCGCCGTGCGCCATGCCTTCCGGGTTGCCTCCGGCCTGGACTCGATGGTCCTGGGCGAGCCGCAAATTCTGGGGCAGATGAAAGATGCCGTCCGCCAGGCGGAAGCAGCCGGCGGCCTGGGCACTTACCTGCACCAGATGTTCCAGCGTACCTTTGCCGTTGCCAAGGAAGTGCGCAGCACCACCGCCATCGGCGCCCACAGCGTATCCATGGCCGCCGCGGCGGTACGCCTGTCGCAGCGGATTTTCGACACCATCGCCGAACAGCACGTTCTGTTCATCGGTGCCGGCGAAATGATCGAACTGTGCGCGACGCACTTTGCTGCCCAGCACCCGAAATCGCTGACCATCGCCAACCGCACACTGGAGCGCGGCGAGGCGCTGGCGCACCGTTTCAATGGCAGCGCCATCCGCCTGGCAGAGCTGCCGGAACAGTTGGCCAAATTCGACATCGTGGTGTCCTGCACCGCGTCCTCCCTGCCGATCATCGGCCTGGGCCTGGTCGAGCGCGCAATCAAGGCACGCCGCCACAAGCCGATGTTCATGGTGGACCTGGCGGTGCCGCGCGATATCGAAAGCGAAGTCGGGCGCATGGACGATGTGTTCCTGTACACCGTGGATGACCTCGCCAGTGCCGTGCAAACCGGCCTTGAAAACCGCCAGGCGGCTGTCGCGCAAGCCGAAGCCATCATCGAAACGCGCGTGCAATCGTTCATGCACTGGGTCGACAGCCGCGCCGTCGTCCCGCTGATCCAGGACTTGCACGAAACCAGCGAAACCCTGCGACTGGCAGAACTGGAACGCGCGCGCCGGCTGCTGGCGCGCGGCGAGGATATCGATACCGTGCTGGAAGCGCTGTCGAAGGGCTTGACCGCCAAGTTCCTGCATGGCCCGCAACAAGCCCTGCACGAAGCGCAAGGCGACGAGCGCGCACGCCTGGCGACACTCCTGCCGCAACTGTTTCGTACCAAGCGCTAG
- the prfA gene encoding peptide chain release factor 1 translates to MKPSLLAKLDQLTHRLAEVGDLLTQENATADMDSYRKLTREHAELGPLVELYQAYTQASNDVETAQELLGDPDMKDFAQEEITAAKARMEQLEIDLQKMLLPKDPNDERNIFLEIRAGTGGDEAGLFAGDLLRMYTRFAERNRWQVELISESASELGGYKEVIVRIVGFGAYSRLKFESGGHRVQRVPATETQGRIHTSACTVAVMPEADEVEDVNINPAELRIDTYRASGAGGQHINKTDSAVRITHLPTGIVVECQDDRSQHKNKAQAMKVLAARIKDVQLRAQQAKEAATRKSLIGSGDRSERIRTYNFPQGRMTDHRINLTLYKLDFIMDGDLEELTTALAAERQAELLAELGEGA, encoded by the coding sequence ATGAAACCTTCGCTGCTTGCCAAACTCGACCAGCTGACCCACCGCCTGGCGGAAGTGGGCGACCTGCTGACGCAGGAAAACGCCACTGCCGACATGGATTCTTACCGCAAGCTCACGCGCGAACACGCCGAGCTCGGCCCGCTGGTCGAGCTCTACCAGGCCTACACGCAGGCGAGCAATGACGTCGAAACGGCGCAGGAATTGCTGGGCGACCCGGACATGAAGGATTTCGCCCAGGAAGAAATCACTGCGGCCAAAGCACGCATGGAGCAGCTGGAAATCGACTTGCAGAAAATGCTGCTGCCGAAAGATCCCAACGACGAGCGCAATATTTTCCTGGAAATCCGCGCCGGCACCGGCGGTGACGAAGCCGGGCTCTTCGCCGGCGACCTGTTGCGCATGTACACGCGCTTTGCCGAGCGCAATCGCTGGCAGGTCGAGCTGATTTCCGAATCGGCCTCCGAACTAGGGGGCTACAAGGAAGTGATCGTGCGCATCGTCGGCTTCGGCGCCTATTCGAGGCTGAAATTCGAATCGGGCGGACATCGCGTGCAACGCGTGCCCGCTACCGAAACGCAGGGCCGCATTCACACCTCGGCTTGCACGGTTGCAGTGATGCCGGAAGCCGATGAAGTCGAGGATGTCAACATCAATCCGGCCGAATTGCGCATCGACACTTACCGCGCCTCCGGCGCCGGCGGCCAGCACATCAACAAGACCGATTCTGCAGTGCGCATCACCCATCTTCCCACCGGCATCGTGGTCGAATGCCAGGATGACCGCAGCCAGCACAAGAACAAGGCGCAGGCGATGAAGGTGCTGGCCGCGCGCATCAAGGATGTGCAGCTGCGTGCGCAGCAGGCGAAAGAGGCTGCCACGCGCAAGTCGCTGATCGGCTCGGGCGACCGCAGCGAACGGATTCGCACGTATAATTTTCCGCAAGGCCGCATGACCGACCACCGCATCAACCTGACGCTGTACAAGCTCGACTTCATCATGGATGGCGACCTGGAAGAATTGACCACGGCGCTGGCGGCCGAGCGCCAGGCGGAACTGCTGGCAGAGCTGGGCGAAGGCGCATAG
- a CDS encoding disulfide bond formation protein B, whose protein sequence is MNKTKPTLIGIALVAIALLGAALYLQLAKGMLPCPWCIIQRYIFAAIAVICLVASFLPQGAARAGAGLAFLTSLGGIGAAGWLLWVKANPNVSCGIDPMETSLNKIFTAELLPSLFKADGLCTTEYPPLLGLSVAQWSAVWFVILAIVLGWTVFRRQR, encoded by the coding sequence ATGAACAAGACCAAACCCACCCTGATCGGCATCGCGCTCGTCGCCATCGCCCTGCTCGGTGCCGCCCTGTACCTGCAGCTGGCCAAGGGCATGCTGCCTTGCCCGTGGTGCATCATCCAGCGCTACATTTTTGCCGCCATTGCGGTGATCTGCCTGGTCGCTTCCTTTCTGCCGCAGGGCGCTGCGCGCGCCGGCGCCGGCCTGGCTTTCCTGACGTCGCTGGGGGGCATCGGCGCCGCCGGCTGGCTGCTGTGGGTAAAGGCAAACCCGAATGTCTCCTGCGGCATCGACCCGATGGAAACCTCGCTCAACAAGATTTTTACCGCAGAGTTGCTGCCGTCCCTGTTCAAGGCGGATGGCCTGTGCACGACCGAATACCCACCCCTGCTGGGCCTGTCGGTAGCGCAATGGTCGGCAGTGTGGTTCGTGATCCTGGCCATTGTGCTCGGCTGGACAGTGTTCCGGCGCCAGCGCTGA
- the prmC gene encoding peptide chain release factor N(5)-glutamine methyltransferase has protein sequence MAQESAPDFTLVAGATLAALLRQAPLPALETRILASHALALTRVQLITQSERPLSAAEAQRLENLIQRRLAGEPIAYLVGEREFFGLSFIVTPAVLIPRPDTELLVELALERLPHAGRLVDLGTGSGAIAVAIAHQRPDARVTALDASAEALAIAQQNAGRNQASVTFLQSDWYAGLGNECFDVVASNPPYIEKGDPHLAQGDLRFEPANALTDHADGLSDLRTIVSGASQHLAVGGWLLMEHGYDQAQAVRSMLAAQGFNQVQSWRDLAGIERVSGGTAPRDLTASVPANP, from the coding sequence GTGGCGCAGGAATCCGCCCCCGATTTCACCCTGGTTGCCGGCGCCACGCTGGCGGCCCTGCTGCGCCAGGCGCCGCTGCCGGCACTGGAAACCCGCATACTTGCCAGCCATGCGCTGGCGCTCACCCGCGTGCAATTGATCACCCAGTCCGAGCGGCCACTGAGTGCAGCAGAAGCGCAGCGCCTGGAAAATTTGATCCAGCGCCGCCTGGCTGGCGAACCGATAGCCTATCTAGTCGGCGAGCGCGAATTTTTCGGATTGTCGTTCATCGTCACGCCTGCCGTGCTGATCCCGCGACCGGACACCGAATTGCTGGTGGAACTGGCGCTGGAACGCCTGCCGCATGCCGGTCGCCTCGTCGACCTGGGTACCGGCTCGGGCGCCATTGCCGTGGCGATTGCACACCAGCGCCCGGACGCTCGCGTTACCGCCCTGGACGCCAGTGCCGAGGCCCTTGCAATCGCGCAGCAAAATGCCGGCCGCAATCAGGCCAGCGTGACATTCCTGCAAAGCGACTGGTATGCCGGACTAGGCAACGAATGCTTCGATGTCGTTGCCTCCAACCCGCCCTATATCGAGAAGGGCGACCCGCACCTGGCGCAAGGCGACTTGCGCTTTGAGCCGGCCAATGCGCTGACCGACCATGCCGACGGCCTGTCGGACTTGCGCACGATCGTATCGGGCGCGAGCCAACATCTGGCCGTGGGCGGCTGGCTGCTGATGGAACATGGCTACGACCAGGCGCAGGCCGTTCGGTCGATGCTGGCAGCGCAGGGATTCAACCAGGTGCAAAGCTGGCGCGACCTGGCAGGCATCGAACGGGTCTCGGGCGGGACCGCGCCACGCGACCTTACGGCAAGTGTGCCTGCAAATCCCTGA